In Scatophagus argus isolate fScaArg1 chromosome 5, fScaArg1.pri, whole genome shotgun sequence, a genomic segment contains:
- the LOC124058931 gene encoding serine/threonine-protein kinase pim-1-like, translating into MFPAFVLFVESMASTSENNGGDQCKVVTKKRKACTDLEMQRKKQKTASNPIKGSAEAVLTQGTKRKSSFQRESPSKKQRVGSTDTNTNTAEHHRTSQSSKSSSTSKSPSVSNNSSTPKNRIISNSETASREFEAKYLQLNKLGEGGFGSVYAGTRKADNLPVAIKHIPQAKVKRQETVINGETHKVPTEVLLMKTATGGPESVGKYAPTTLLDWYDLDHELVLVMERPVPSVDLWTHLDENNGHMAEAQTKNIMKQLVDAAIQMHSQKVFHRDIKSDNILLETGSDVPRVRIIDFGCGCFEKSEPYNSYSGTVAFTPPEYYTQGRYEARPTTVWQLGLLLYELLDAKDLFNTQKFLRNQTAFMSGLNELKASQDCLDLLKACLTADPKNRATLEQMQQHPWFK; encoded by the exons ATGTTCCCTgcttttgtcttatttgtagAGAGCATGGCCAGCACCTCCGAAAACAACGGTGGCGACCAATGTAAGGTTGTGACCAAGAAAAGGAAGGCCTGCACAGATCtggaaatgcagagaaaaaaacaaaagactgccAGCAACCCCATCAAGGGGTCAGCAGAGGCTGTGCTGACTCAGGGGACCAAAAGAAAGTCCAGCTTCCAAAGAGAGTCCCCCAGTAAGAAGCAGAGAGTTGGAAGCACtgacaccaacaccaacactgCTGAACATCACAGGACATCGCAGAGCTCCAAAAGCTCTTCGACCTCCAAAAGCCCTTCTGTCTCCAATAACTCCTCGACCCCAAAGAACAGGATCATATCCAACTCAGAGACTGCAAGCAGAG agTTTGAAGCCAAGTACCTGCAGCTTAACAAGCTGGGAGAAGGAGGCTTTGGTTCAGTTTATGCTGGGACTAGAAAAGCTGATAATTTACCA GTGGCGATCAAACACATCCCCCAAGCAAAAGTGAAGCGTCAAGAAACT GTCATAAATGGGGAGACACACAAAGTGCCCACTGAGGTGCTCCTTATGAAAACAGCAACAGGTGGACCAGAGTCAGTGGGGAAATATGCACCCACTACATTATTAGACTGGTATGACCTGGACCACGAGCTTGTCCTGGTCATGGAGAGACCAGTCCCCTCTGTGGACCTATGGACCCACCTGGATGAGAATAATGGTCACATGGCGGAAGCCCAGACTAAG AACATCATGAAACAGCTGGTGGATGCAGCCATTCAAATGCACTCTCAGAAAGTGTTCCATCGTGATATCAAATCAGACAATATCCTTCTGGAAACTGGTTCTGATGTCCCTCGAGTGCGCATCATAGACTTTGGCTGTGGCTGCTTTGAGAAAAGTGAACCTTACAACAGCTACTCTG GAACCGTTGCTTTCACTCCTCCAGAGTATTACACACAGGGGAGATACGAGGCCCGTCCCACCACAGTCTGGCAGCTGGGCTTACTGCTTTATGAACTGCTAGATGCAAAAGATTTGTTCAACACCCAGAAGTTTCTTAGGAACCAAACTGCATTCATGAGTGGGTTGAATGAGCTCAAAGCGTCCCAAG ACTGCCTGGATTTGTTGAAGGCGTGTTTGACGGCAGACCCAAAGAATCGCGCCACCCTGGAACAGATGCAGCAGCATCCATGGTTCAAGTAA